TGAGAGGTATTGATCTTCACAACAAGCTAACTCTGCACCAGAGGCCGTTTAACcgtattttctaaaatgtcaaactacatCTTGATGAGGGAACAAGACACGGCCTCGAGTTTGGCTCTGTTTTATCGTCTCAGTTAGCTAATACTGTGCTTTAGTCGTGCAAAAGACCCGACTAGTGTTTCTCTAACTCCCACAAACCAGTTGTCACACACACGCTGTCAGCTGGTTAGAGGGCCCTTGTAGGATCCTGTGTTCTGGGGCAGGAATGGGGATTTTATGGAGATGGAggatttattatattatttttttgtgtgtgtgtttatcattcACGTTTGGCTCCCGGTTTCTCCAGATCTGGATTCTTTCTGGTGCAAAATAAAGGTGAAGCAGGTAACAGTGCCTTGTTCGGTGTTGTGTCCCACAGTAAACCATTGCTCTGCTCCAGTATTTACGGTAGGCGTGCTCCTCCAATCCCGCAGCACTTGCTGCTGCCTGCGGTCACATCTTGTTGCCAGAACTTCAGCGCAGCTGAGACACTGGATTTCTTTGTTATTCATTCACGCTCTGcgtctttttctccctttaatTACGCTTCTTTTGCAAAATACCGCACCGAGGCGCAGGCTCCAGTGTTGCCGCAGTTCGCTGCCCATTTTGAGTCGCTTTTTGCTGTTTAGTTGCGGTCGGCGGAGCCCTGATCCACCAGCCGACGTTAAGACCTCTCAGCTTTAAGGATAAGATTCTTTTTTAGGGACGATTATATAATCAGGTGGATACCGGCGTTCTGTGCGCACGTCTTTCTGGTACGTTTAGCAGCTATTTTCCATTTATCCAGATTTTGCTTTCTGTTGTAGAGAGATCATTCCCGTCCGTGTTCATGCCAGATCTGCAGCGCTTTAGTTTTCCATACCATAGCATGAATCCTTTGTTGGGGGCCAATACGCATCTCCAACAGCATCCTCAGCAGAGCCAAGCACCCGGACACCCGGACTCTCCCTCAGGCCTCCTCCCCGACGCCGTTTTCAGCGGACACGACCCGACGTCCTTTCTGCTGGGTGAGCAACCCGGCCCGGGGCCTGATCAGGCGGGGCCTGACTTCACCGCACCCTCCCagacctcacctcacctccaccaCAGCCACAGCACCCACTACCAGCACCGCACAGTGCCGCATCCCCCCGCAGCCATGGCTCTCAGAAACGACTTGGGATCCAACATCAGCGTCCTCAAAACCCTCAATCTGAGGTTCAGATGCTTTTTGGCCAAAGTGCACGAATTGGAGCGCAGAAATAAGATTTTAGAGAAGCAGCTGCAACAGGCGCTTGATGCCAACAAGGGATGTCAAGGTGGATGCTGTGAGAACAGGGGGCACACCCAGGAGGCAGGTGTGCAGACCGGATTTGTTGGGACCATACCGCTCAGGCCTGGCTCCCTTCCCTTCCACAACACCAACAACTCAGCCAGGAGGCCTACAACACTGTTCACAACAGCCCTCCCATCTGCAGCCACTGAAAACTCCAGCTCAGCCCAAACAAACACCACTTGCAACCCGGTCATCACCATCAGCCAGTCCTCTCCCTGTGTCGACTCCCCTGGCTTTGGCTCTAAAACTGTCCCCAACGCTGGCCAGGGGGGCTCCACCAACCCTCCTCCACGGTTCCTCCCGGGAACCATCTGGTCCTACAATCACACCCGCAAGTTCGGCCCCGGTGCGGAGCGCCTGACCAGCCCAGGAGTGTCCTGGATGCACCCTGATGGAGTCGGGGTCCAGATTGACACCATCACCCCTGAGATCAGGGCCCTGTATAATGTCCTGGCCAAagtgaagagggagagagatgagtaCAAACGCAGGTAAATGGAGTGAATCCCTTTTATTACACTTGTAACAGGCTTACATTTGCATTTCCACAGAGCATGGCGTTGTCCTGTAGTTTCTTTAAGTGTGTGTAATTGCTTTACTTTGGAGGAGTGAGCAGGGCTGTAAAGCAGCTGCAGACCAGCTGTCTCCAACAGAAGCAGAGTCAGCACAAAGCCTCTCCATCCATCACCTCCAGCCTGACCCTGCATCCACTTCATGTCTGACCACAGAGGCAGGTGCTGCTGCTACAAATACACCCAAAAATTAACACGTCACAAGCTAAATATAAAGAAGAATGAAGGTCAGAGCTTAGTGGGGATGTGCAAAGATCAGGCTTCAGAGCTCACGGGATGTTGACTCACACATGGGTGACTTAGTTTACAGGAATATCAGGGGAAAATCAGCTGAAGTACAGCTCATGTTGATTGTCTGGCAGATTTTTATTCAGTGAAACTAAGCAAGACTCTCAGGATGGCAGACGTAACCTAAAGACAAACTCTAGTCCAGTTAGGCTGTTCTGAATATTAAACAAACCCTGTGATGGTTTAACACAACCCAAAGTGGCTGTACAGGCTGTAAAGCCATACaataaaaatgaccaaactgCCACTGGTTCTTGCTTCTCAAAAAAtaagatgttttgttgttgtgtttcataCGACAATGAATtgataatttttgtttttttcgtTTTTTGGATGTGGAAATTGTGATTGGTattttgatgtgattttatagactaattgattaataaaGAACATAATTTGAAGATAAATTgacaattaaaataattgtCAGTTGCTGCCCAAGGATCATGCAGCATctcaaccaaaaacaaaacccacaGTCACTTATTTATCGTCAGTGTACCAGATGACAATATTTCACCCACTGACATCACCAACTCAAAACTTGATGCTCTGATTTCCATTTTAGGGAGACAGCTGTCTCGGCTGCAGACAACTTAAACAGCACAATGTGACCTCTCTTTCAGGACAGGCTGTCCCTTTTAAATTCTCCAGAAAAAATAGCCCAGATCTCACAATCTCTATTGTGAATTTAAAGGACATATGACAGTTGTGGATTACGTATTATCTGTCCTGGGTGAACTAGAGTGGCCCCCATGTTCCAGCACATTCATTGTTGAATTCCCCCTTATTATGTCCAAATGAACAGCCATGCATTCTCCACAGAGGAGATCTGACCACAGTATAGTGGGCTCTTTGTGAATGAAGGAGAGGGACGGCTCTAACTGCCCAAGATTGTGTGACATCAGACACACAATTTAATTGTATGTAGAGACTTTAGATGGATGATTCACTGACCTCTTGTGCAGAAagttgtcttgtttgttttactgcCTGTGAAGGTGTGTGACACCCCCTGTCCCAACCAGTTTCTTTTCAGCCTTCTGTAAAGGGTCTGGCCTGTTTCTCACCCTCTGTGAACTCACTCCAGGTATCAGCTTACCTCGGGACAATAAGGACATTAAAGCCTGGCTCTCCAATTGAAACTCACTCCTTCAGATTATTGGCCATTACAGTGCAGTCAAATCTTTATAAGAGATCCCAGTTTAATAATGAAATGTCTGCTGTTGCCCCTGTGATTCATTATCTAGAACCTAAACTCTAAAATCtatgaattcatttattttgaagattttgattttgcttctttttttcaaacCCTTCTTTACCCTCCTCTTGCCCTATTTTCcgttctgtttttttcttttattcaagGGCATCTCATCTTCCTCCCCCTTTAACTTCTATCCCTGCCCCTCACTCCCCCTCTCTGTTCACCACACTTTCATATTCTCTTTCTCATGTAAACCTCACACTGCCCCACGCACTGAAcacttcctctccatctctcatgCTCTCTTCTCTCCCACTGCACACCCCCCTCTCCACACACCACATTGTATCTGCAATGCAGCATGCACTGCAAGCTGTAAGTGCTGGATGGGGGCTTGGCTTGCAGAAGGAGGcacttctctgcttttctcacCTTACTGATCAAACAAGCATCCTCTTTGACAACAGCGACTCCTGTTTCATGACTCAGTTTCTTTCAGATTTAGAATTCCCTATGGGTCTTAGTGTGCTGCAGCATTCTGCATTTCAAACAGCATTTATATAAGTGGCTACAGACTCTGCAGTGAGTGGATTTCCCCTGGGCACGTGCGTTGTGTGAAGGCACAGAATCTGAGATCATATGCAAGATCTCTGCTCAGGCTTTTAGATATATTAAAGTTCAGATTCATGGGCCAGTCATCAGAGCTGGACGGTAGCAAACGATTAATTAATTCACCAGTGATTGaatgactcactcactcacttttcccATTTAGACctggttgttgttttattttgtatccGGATTTGTATCCTAATACAATTTAACTAAgcagcatttacattttatatagaTGCAAACATGCTGCCAACCAATTTATCCTTTTGTAAATGATGGTAGCTGTTCCCAAAATTGCAGTTTTATAGGGTAATTTAAAAGACTCACCAAAATGCATCGTGTATATACTCCGAGATCTCACGACTGTGTTCAATACATTTCCtttctcataaaacatttgacaaGCTGAttcttgaaatatttaaaatccaGAATAGTTTGCATTCATGCTTTCTCGTCTTTGCTGGCGAATTGCTGCACATCTTAGCATGTTACCGCCACTAAATCAGTGGACTAGTGTAAAACCATTGGCGGGAATGTGAGTTGTGCACAAGTGCATGCACAGGATAACCAAAATGGGGACCCActcatgggaaaaaaaaaaaaggttccaTAGCACAAGTGgaggtcaaaaactccacagggaacctttaaGTGAGTTAAGTGGGGGGAAACATAGATTGGTGGTTTGGCAAGACTGATGCATTTTTCTGCACACATCTGTCTGCATAATAACAGGTGCAAAGCATGGCCTGTATGCTCTTTGTCTATCTTTGTTCTGCTCCCTATTTCCACTAAGACACTGACTAAAAGATTGTGTACTTCTTATATCTGTGTCTCATAGATGGGAAGAAGAATACACCATGAGGATGGATCTGCAACAGAAAATTGCAGACCTGCAAGAGGTAacattaagataagataaggtattccattattataaaaaaagtATTAGTCCCATGACAGGGGGACAAATTTACAACGTTACAGCAAACGGGGAGATATAAAAAAGATATGTACAGTTTAGAAGTATAAAATAGGGggaatgtaaaaaaagaaagaaggggaAGATATTAAATTGCATGTTGTGAAGTGgggtaaaaagatgaataaatatcttGCACAGAGTGAGGTTGttgtgaataaatatattgcacattgGTGTACATTATAGTGCCGTTATTGTCAGTTTCATGGCTTAGCTAAACTGAAAATACCATGAACACACCTGTGTGCTTTCCTGGCCTGTCGACAGTAACTCCAGACCCCGAACCACTGAGTGTCTGCAGTTAAATAGCTGACTATTACTGATAACATCAGGGAATTGAGTTAgttaaaatacagaatattctCCAGCTGATACCGTGGCAGGCAGTaagctctctctctgctggcgCTGATCGTTTCCTTTGAGCAACATGTATCGCTACTACATTAGTCAGATTAGTCCTGACTCATTCAAAGCTGCTAAttagtctttttctttttcaaaacatTATTCTTTTTGGCCTTTTAGC
The nucleotide sequence above comes from Pempheris klunzingeri isolate RE-2024b chromosome 8, fPemKlu1.hap1, whole genome shotgun sequence. Encoded proteins:
- the iffo1b gene encoding non-homologous end joining factor IFFO1, yielding MPDLQRFSFPYHSMNPLLGANTHLQQHPQQSQAPGHPDSPSGLLPDAVFSGHDPTSFLLGEQPGPGPDQAGPDFTAPSQTSPHLHHSHSTHYQHRTVPHPPAAMALRNDLGSNISVLKTLNLRFRCFLAKVHELERRNKILEKQLQQALDANKGCQGGCCENRGHTQEAGVQTGFVGTIPLRPGSLPFHNTNNSARRPTTLFTTALPSAATENSSSAQTNTTCNPVITISQSSPCVDSPGFGSKTVPNAGQGGSTNPPPRFLPGTIWSYNHTRKFGPGAERLTSPGVSWMHPDGVGVQIDTITPEIRALYNVLAKVKRERDEYKRRWEEEYTMRMDLQQKIADLQEDLQESEGCQDELALRVQQLKAELVLFKGLMSNNLSDLDSKIQEKAMKVDMDICRRIDITARLCDVAQQRNCEDVIQMYQVPNNQPSLNCRRKQTPLSFNGSECDEPVSTSESDGGVVKDEEHCGSSANQINEEMQRMLNQLRECEFEDDCDSLAWEETEETLLLWEDFPGCTLPPDPTHPPGEQQEDCLEKVINDTECLFKSREKEYQETIDQIELELATAKSDMNRHLHEYMEMCSMKRGLDVQMETCRRLITQSGDSNSAAPASAEDSDQRESDRSTASPPSSSSAGRS